The DNA region aatcataattagaaaacagaaattggacctaatttgctgaaattaggtgaaaaattgaatcggatttataacagttcgattaataatcggttcgggtttgtataattttgggttaaaaacagttcgatgttaatcggttttagtcaggttgcattcggttacgtgaATAATTCAGGTCgaatttgactcgggtcgatcactgttgagttcgggtaacatcggttaacgtTTATAAGTCGGTTATagaattcggttgcagttcgagttcgattttgacCTTTTCAGTTATTAAACGGTTCGAGTGCAGTATTGGTTCGGATAATgccggttcggtaaacctaaaaattaacattttttcgggtcgaataattttcgattccgggtcagattttcgggtcgggttagatttgaacagctctacataatatattgttgacaatttttaaaattatagagttaatttatacatataactatcaaaattgagtgtttctactgcataatatctctcactttatttttttatatcatatgtttatatatgtcgTTGCTAAAAAAATTGTGCTTTGCACGGGTTTCTACACTAGTTAATCactaaaatacaataaattaaCAATCTATACTTGACTACCTAGATTCAATGATTTTgtcggaaaaagaaaaatatcaaaaaaaaaaaactgagtaACTATTAAcccaaaaataattgaaaaacacTACACTATTATGTCGTCATTTATATTACCTTTGTTCAGAAACACTTCCTATTTATAGTGACATGTTGTATCATATTGTGTGGGAAAATTAAATTAGGACCTTATTTAgctttagtattatttatttattttatttttatttattaaaattaaaaataagaggTAAAGTTTAATAAAAACGAGATATAGCCactatatatcaaataatgaaaCATACTAATTCCATCTCATCAGGTTTCAGTCAGAAAAGTCTATCGGCTTCAAACACTAAGTTGTATCCTACACAATTCAATATGGGGTTACAAACAAAATTTCTACTAATATCGGGTGCAAAATACACATATTATAGGATTAAATGATTTCTCAATGTAAACAGAAGTTTTATTGATGAAATTCATATCTTTTTCTCTCTAACTTTTCTCTAAAAAAACTCTTTGAACTAAGATTCAATATCGAAACACTatgacaaatgaaaataatCACTAAAAAGATTCGGTAATCATCGATAACGAtcgttaatttcaaaaaaataataaattgtgttgaaatttgatacatgttcactcttttgaccataacttttgataggaaaattacataattgcaatgtttgcagcattagaacctagactttatattatatgcccgattccgataaccgagcgagaaatggcgatcgtttaaagtttgtgttgtgctgaaatttgatacatgttcaatcttttggccatatttttttgtagaaaaattgcattaatgcaaggttttgcggcattaaaaactagacttcaagagctttccaacgatatattatatgcccaattccaataatcgagcaagaaatgacgatcgtttaaacaaaatattatatgcccaatgcCCAATCCCAATTCCGTGGTTAAGCGGTATATACAAGTTTagatgaaaacaaaatatatataacggaaaataaagtaatacattatataatttatttttatagaagTCTCAAATTCTCTATGTAAACAACTATATAGTTGTAGTTTTACAATTTAcatgaaaaatataacaaataatacatattatattattagtttagtGTGCACAACTAATTTATATAGAGCTGCATAGGGGACAAAAGAAGATCAGATGATTTGAGCTGTgctcaaaatatttttaaagatcagatgattttttttctttgcaaattgtAGAAATTTCTCAACCCCttctaaatatttaatattataaactcctttacaacttcgcttatacatccaacttctttcactACGTAAGTCTATTATTCTGCGAAATAACAATTTATGAAATCcgtaaaataatataacaaaaacaGATGAAAAGGGAATCGGCTTTTCAATTTACCGACTGTTCACCGAATTTTGAAATTTCCGACTGAATTTCAGTGGGAAAATAGTCGGtaactctttaaaaaaaatttaatacgcTTTTCGGTCCAACCAATTTTTGCATGATAATTATAAGTACTTACTAGTAGAAATAGTagtttttctctaattaatacTTTCCTATTCACTATAAAAAAGTGGAAATGTTGAATATATGTTCCTCAAATCTAGTGAAATCCAGTATTGTAAACTTTACTTATGCTAATAAATTGCAACAATAAAATTTTAGCGATTTTAgtagttaaattttttttatctttatgcAAAATTTGATTGTTGCAACTAGCGGGGAGGTATTACTATAAGTAAACAATACGATGTTGAATTTTATTAGCTTTGAGTGacatattttcatcatttttaacACATTTTATAGTACATAGGAGAATATAATTAAGAGAAAAACTACTTCTTCTAGTAAGTACTTATAATTATTACGAATAAATGTCTGCAACAAAaagcttattatttttttttcattacataataaatataacataaagcatatttaaaataataaataatgtaaatatgaCTTTTATAGAAATAACATACCTTGATATTTTGTTGAAtacttatatgatatttttgttagaagaaattaaattgtttagGGTAGGGAGAAGAAATTTTTGAGAGAGTGAGGTATGTTTGGTTGTAGAATTTGAGGGTAACAGAGGGAAAAGAGTGGAAAAGGACGGCGATTGGAAAATTGTAATATAAAATTCCGACAACCCACCGACTGAATACCGGCCAACCCTCCTCCTCCAACTATTCCGACTAAATACCGACTATATTGGGCAGTCGGAAATTTCAGATTTATCTTTTCAGTCGGTGATTAGTCGGATTTTCCTACCATTTTGGGCTAGTAGGAATTTAGTCGAAATGTCCGACTGACTACAGTGAGTCGGTAAGTTACACGGAAATTTCCGACTGTTTTTTATTGGTCGGTGATTTAGTCGAAATTTCACCctttttttgtagtggttcaAATCTCATCTATCTTTCCTTTCTAATGGAATATTTAGCATTTGTTTTGAAGAAGTTATGTGTTGTAACTACATCTACTCTTGTAATTGAAACAACTCTCGTGTGAAAAGATataataaagtatatataacatatcctaaatATACAATCTAAAGCTTAGTTTTTAGACTATTTCCTTCCCAAATGAAGGAAATTGATAATGTCAAAATTTTCTTCGTTCTCCTACCAGCTTAGTTCATACCCACACAATTAAATtccttaaataattatattttcgttGTCTCTCTGAATTAATAACATATGACTTAAAAAACACTCAAatctttaaattatataatgctTTCTCATAAGATGGAGAGAGTATCTCTCCATAAGCGTAAGCGTAACGAAGGTTTCAGAGGGGCATGAGTCCATTTGACTGATACAGGTCAAAGTCTTGTCTATAAAGACAAAGTTGTACCTTGTCTATAATAGCTTATGCTCCATTAATTAAAGTCATGGTTGACTTAGgctttttagtaaacttgtacTGCTAAATATCTACTTCCTCGATTCTGAAATACCTTTTACATTACGGTTTTTGATACTATtaatcgttcaagcttattttatctattgtaattaatgtgtaagaagaaatatagtcaagtgagatcttatttgaatcgtctaatcgcatattttcataatattaacttttaataatttttagatttgcatatttcaatatataaatgatcgaAATAGCACACTGAATCGCGTAAAAgttatatatgtaatatgttataagaaaaattattacttttagAAATAAATTGAAAGGGACGGAGAAAATATGTAGCTTCAATTGTTTTGAGTAAGTGTACTATATTATTTAGCTTACTAGTAATACGATTAATTATTGTATTAATtgatgacaataaaaataaaactttaatatattttaatatattaaatatttaacagactttatgattatgattgtcttattctaataaaaataaattttcttctacaaaattattttcattcattataTCACTTGAGGGATTCGAATTATATGTTTATGCAAAATAACATTTATGTATCTTGCCAAAAAAATCTTCGGGGAGGATTCTTAGAGTACAAATATACTCTTTTATCCATTTAATTTTACTACAATacgaaaataaaaatggaaggTTTTTATGTATTGCGTAGCAAAATAAAAGAggcagaaggagcatttttattatatgatcaaaatctatttttcattaattttcattaccactgaATAAAACATGAAAATAGATTTATCAAACGTCTCCCAATTATGACTTCGTTCTTTGATCATCATTCATAGTTTTTTTGAAGAGATCATCATTCCCACTTAATCAAACTTAATTCttgatatttattaatttttatcaagaacttattagattcatcttaaattcatattatttaataaaaataattaaagtttgataaaatttagattaaatcagtaaaaatcagcTTATGTCGTAAAAATATGTtgttataagttaaaattttattttgagttaaaaaaagttttaattcaattaaaattagtaattttgaataagaaaaagaatacAAAATCAATAAGAATAAATTTCATTGATAAGGAAAAATCAGTATAACATTGattaaaaacaattaagttCAATTCAATCTAAATAATACATTTTGATTAAAAACACCATATGACCTTAACATATAattcaatttacttttaaaacatATGAAATTATTTGATATAATTGAATACAATAGATACATATTTAAGGATACATTAAAGTAGTATCCTAAGTTGCTTTCAAAAAGAACTACATAGCATtgtgtaggaaaatttagatggtaaaatagtaaattgatttatttggagaggaagataagtgaatatgtaaaatgactattcttattcattgctcaaaattgattacatcaatggatATTTATAGTGATTAGTTTAgttacaagtttactaaaaatatcttaaatatttttattttttaattactttttctagaaacttctattatattatcttagatacttttaattttttaattctttattttagatattttttatatttaattaaaatcctagatttttatagattattttaacacatTATAGATAGTCTTTCATTTTCCTCTCATCATGTATCTCAATTCTAGTATTCTACCCATCaaagtaaaggaaacaaaaataacaaaatgcgAATTCTTGCTTTCTTCTTGTTTATTCACTATCTGAATATTAGCTTAATGGCGAAATATTATCAGAACAAGAAGCATTATTAGCTATTAAATCTGCATTAAAAATTATCCTTTTAAAAGTCTATCATCTTGGAAAAACACTACTCACCATTGCAATTGGTCGTTCGTCACTTGCTCTTCGTCTTCTCACTCTCCCACTGTCATTTCCCTTGACATCTCCAACTTAGATCTCAATGGTACTCTCTCTCCTCAAATCGGTTTTCTTACAAACCTGCAAAACCTATCTCTCAATGATAACTATTTTTATGGGCATGTCCCGTCTACTCTTTCTCTCCTTACAAAACTCCAATATCTCGACCTAGAACTTAACCAATTTAGTGGCCCACTTCCTTATGACTTAGGATTCTTAAAGAGGTTGAAAAGTTTAGATTTATCAattaatcaattacatggtgagataccaaattctttttctcttcttacaaatttgattcatttggatttatcaagtaatcaattacatggtgagataccaaattctttttctcttcttacaaatttgatttatttggaaTTATCATATAACCttttacatggtgagataccaaattctttttctcttcttacaaatttgattcatttggatttatcaagtaatcaattacatggtgagataccaaattttttttcttctcttacaaatttgatttgtttggaaTTATCATATAACCTTTTACAttgtgagataccaaattctttttctcttcttacaaatttgaatcatttgggtttatcaaataatcaattacatagtgagataccaaattatttttctctttttacaAACTTGATGATCTTAAGTCTTGGTCAAAACAACTTACAAGGTTTCATACTTGTCAACATTGGAAAACTTACGAGTCTTCTTTATTTGTTGGTTGCCAACAATAACTTGATTGGAaaaatcacaccacagattacaGGTACACTAATCTTTAGCAATGGCTATCTAAATTACATCTTCCAAAATAGTTCGCCAttgcatacattgagacttccAACTgttaaattatcaatttttttgaatttgcttgtcactaataaaaatatttttcttgtaTTATTAAGGtatttcatattttcttttttttatataacatTGATTAATgtaaccaataaaaatatatcaaacaaGTTCTATCGAATTATCTTTAATGTACttctttgatttttgatatttgtattttgtatacattaataaagattatacaaaaaaatatatcaattatcTCACATCTAATATGCCAACATTGGAAGCATCACATCACAGTTTACTGAGTGGAATTATCCTAACGTGATTACAGGTACATTAAGTTTATAGTTatcgttttattttttaaaacaagaTATTCCATAAAGTTGAGTGGAATTATCCTAACATGATTACATGTACTCTAAACTAATTTCTAACTTATTTAAGAAGTCATGtggtcaaatttattttattttttcttttcaaaaaagattaaatttctTGGTAGAATATTCTTTTACTATGATGTATTTATACATTATTATATGAAGCTACAACTTTCTCTAAATTCTTTCATATTTGTCATGCATTTCAGGATACAATGTCACGAATTTTAAAAACTCTTCTATCTGCAACTTGGTTAATCTTCAAATCCTCTATTTATCTTATAACAAGTTTAATGGAGAAGTTCCTCATTGCTTGGGCAATACTAGTACTCAATTAGTTGTATTGAATCtccaatcaaataatttcaagGGCATCCTTCCATCAACATTTTCTACTTGTGATTTTTTGGAATATGTAGATTTCACTGACAATCAGTTAGAAGGAGCTATACCTAGGTCTTTATCTACATGTAGAAACCTGAAAGTCCTAAATTTGAGGAACACCAAATTTAAAGATGTATTCCCCTATTGGTTAGGTAGCCTTCCGTCTTTAGAGGTTCTCAGCCTACCCTTTAATAAATTTCATGGTGATATAACCAAAAATTTATCAAAGATTGCAACATCTCCTTGTTCAAATCTACAAATTCTCGACCTTTCAAACAATAATTTCTGTGGTAAGTTGCCATTCATGTACATCAAACAATTTCGTTCCATGATGGATATCAACATGTCTACTATAGGAAGTCCAAGGTACTTAGAAAATGAATTTGGATTTTTTATGTCAACATTTGATATGTCTAATAATCACTTTGAAGGAGAGATTCCAAATTCTATAGGGATGTTGCAAGCACTTCGAAATCTTAATCTCTCGCATAACCTACTTACCGGAAACATCCCTTCATCCATCGGGAACTTGTCATTGTTGGATGGTTTAGACCTATCATCAAATAGGCTTATCGGTGAAATCCCTCAAGAACTTGTTAGTTTAACATTTCACGAGGTTTTTAATGTTTCGTATAATCAACTGGAAGGGCCTATACCCCATGGTAATAATTTTGATACCTTCTCATCTGATTCGTACGAGGGAAATCTTCAATTGTGTGGAGCACCATTACTTGAATGCAAAAACAATACTGTTGTgcaatctttgaacaatgataatgtggaaaaaaaaacagaattaTCGATGTGGAAAGTTGTAGTGATTGGATTTAGAAGTGGTACAATAGTTGGTTTGGCTTGAGGGTACTACATATTGTCAGTGGGGAAGCctttttggctttttaaattgttgaacaAGATGGAATGGGCTTTACTTGATTTTCATGACCACCATTTCAGTAGAAGAAGTAGAACAAGAAGAACAAAGAACTCAAAAGTGATCATCTATCTGAGAAACATTTCATTTGTAGCAAGAAGTAGAGTATGATGGAATGGGCCTTTTTGGGTTTTACTAGAATTTGTagcatttcctttttttttcactttactttatttataattatatttattcataattatattttgtgataataacatttcttttccattaaaaaatataaatgtgtgCCAAATGGTTGAATGTGATAATCTATCTAAGAAAGTAACATTTAATTTCATGAGATGTCTATAAAGCATAAAATGTCATTCCACTGCATTGTTAAGTtagttgattttgtttttccgAGTTTgatcaataaattaattttcagcttTTACTATATTTACAATAACACAACCCCGACCGTGGGTGTAAGCGAGGAGTGTTGCCGCCTAGCTAGGGTCCAATCTTGAAAAGGGCCAATAACTTAAGTCACCATTAAATTTAATCGTCATTTTCAAGTTGggagaagaaaataaaatgttagattattattttcctatttttctCTCACTCTCATTTCATCTTTCCTTTTTTCCAATTAATCGTACATTAACtctaataaaatgataaaaaattttccaaaacatCACAATTTTCAACCGTTAAAAGTAATCGTAGTCTTTACCCAGAAATGGTCACACAATGCCATAGATAAATAACagactttttttttgttcttcagaGTTTGCCATTTTATTTCTCGTTTCACTATTCTTCTACAAATTTTAATAATCCAAATTCAAGAAAAAGATTAAGCAACCAAAGAACCATAACGATATTGTTATTTGTGCCtttattttcttgttgattAAGAGAAATAATTTCTCCTTTCTACTTTACTTGTaccatttgttttttcacactTTTCAATATACGAATTCAATcgttaatatttctatttatgctATCAAAAAATTATGGAAACTAGAAATTAATGAACATAATATTGAATCGAAACAATTCAAATAAGgtttcatatgactatgttttaatttataaattacttATAATATAAAAGTGAGTTTGCTTAATGAATAGTGCCGAAATCAAGTGAAAACAAGGAATGACTTCTTGCCTTGTTTTGTCAATTGGAATGACTTCTTGAGTGCTTAATTTAGAGGGTTGATTTGATGGGTTAGAAAGGGATTTCTTAATGGAAGATATTTTATTCATTCTAATTTTGGTGGGACATCTAAAAGAAATTGGCATGACTTTTATACAGAATTGATTTTAACTTATGAATTTGTTTaaactatttttcttttttaaaaaggtgaatttgaaataatgaagt from Amaranthus tricolor cultivar Red isolate AtriRed21 chromosome 3, ASM2621246v1, whole genome shotgun sequence includes:
- the LOC130807678 gene encoding receptor-like protein 20 is translated as ICIKNYPFKSLSSWKNTTHHCNWSFVTCSSSSHSPTVISLDISNLDLNGTLSPQIGFLTNLQNLSLNDNYFYGHVPSTLSLLTKLQYLDLELNQFSGPLPYDLGFLKRLKSLDLSINQLHGEIPNSFSLLTNLIHLDLSSNQLHGEIPNSFSLLTNLIYLELSYNLLHGEIPNSFSLLTNLIHLDLSSNQLHGEIPNFFSSLTNLICLELSYNLLHCEIPNSFSLLTNLNHLGLSNNQLHSEIPNYFSLFTNLMILSLGQNNLQGFILVNIGKLTSLLYLLVANNNLIGKITPQITGYNVTNFKNSSICNLVNLQILYLSYNKFNGEVPHCLGNTSTQLVVLNLQSNNFKGILPSTFSTCDFLEYVDFTDNQLEGAIPRSLSTCRNLKVLNLRNTKFKDVFPYWLGSLPSLEVLSLPFNKFHGDITKNLSKIATSPCSNLQILDLSNNNFCGKLPFMYIKQFRSMMDINMSTIGSPRYLENEFGFFMSTFDMSNNHFEGEIPNSIGMLQALRNLNLSHNLLTGNIPSSIGNLSLLDGLDLSSNRLIGEIPQELVSLTFHEVFNVSYNQLEGPIPHGNNFDTFSSDSYEGNLQLCGAPLLECKNNTVVQSLNNDNVEKKTELSMWKVVVIGFRSGTIVGLA